The Neisseria sicca genome includes a window with the following:
- the rsfS gene encoding ribosome silencing factor, whose amino-acid sequence MNEQELQDLQKMVETAVEALEDIKAKDISVLETQEKTSLFARMIIASGDSTRQVKALANNVAVSLKEAGFEILSTEGDSGEWTLVDAGDLVVHVMLPAVRDFYDIDTLWGGEKPSFHAGAQKPWHAAD is encoded by the coding sequence ATGAACGAACAAGAACTGCAAGACCTGCAAAAAATGGTCGAAACCGCCGTCGAAGCCCTCGAAGACATCAAAGCCAAAGACATCTCCGTCCTCGAAACCCAAGAAAAAACCTCACTGTTCGCCCGCATGATCATCGCCAGCGGCGACAGCACCCGCCAAGTCAAAGCCCTCGCCAACAACGTTGCCGTCAGCCTCAAAGAAGCCGGCTTCGAAATCCTCAGCACCGAAGGCGACAGCGGCGAATGGACGCTCGTTGACGCAGGCGACCTCGTCGTCCACGTCATGCTGCCCGCCGTCCGCGACTTCTACGACATCGACACCCTCTGGGGCGGCGAAAAACCCAGCTTCCACGCCGGCGCGCAAAAACCCTGGCACGCCGCCGACTAA
- a CDS encoding helix-turn-helix domain-containing protein has protein sequence MSKISILIGVKIREIRKQSNINQENLALLADIDRSYMGRIERGEVNITVDKLYQLSSALNCSIHDLLPDDSEIKNT, from the coding sequence ATGAGTAAAATCAGTATATTGATAGGTGTAAAAATCCGAGAAATCCGCAAACAGTCCAATATCAACCAAGAAAACTTAGCCTTACTTGCCGATATAGACAGAAGCTATATGGGTAGAATAGAAAGGGGGGAGGTCAACATAACGGTCGATAAACTGTATCAACTGTCTTCTGCTTTAAACTGTTCCATACACGACTTGCTGCCGGATGATTCAGAAATTAAAAATACCTGA
- a CDS encoding PH domain-containing protein: MASYIESSLGRSERIVYKAQVSWLSQFWGIVFGILLLMWVIGIVLIVSAVLNVMTTELALTNKRVIAKFGFIRRQTIELNINRIESISVNQGFWGRIFNYGSIVVRGTGGSHAPIPYIARPMEFRQQFNDFIDNEIDVASKNQIEVKPPAV; the protein is encoded by the coding sequence ATGGCAAGTTATATTGAAAGCTCTTTAGGGCGGAGTGAACGTATCGTTTATAAAGCGCAAGTATCGTGGCTGTCCCAATTCTGGGGGATTGTTTTTGGTATTCTGCTGTTGATGTGGGTAATCGGTATCGTATTGATAGTGTCCGCGGTATTGAATGTAATGACAACCGAGCTTGCTTTAACCAACAAAAGGGTTATCGCAAAGTTTGGCTTTATCCGCCGGCAAACAATTGAGTTAAATATCAACCGCATCGAAAGTATTTCGGTAAATCAAGGTTTTTGGGGCAGGATTTTCAATTATGGCTCCATAGTGGTCAGGGGGACGGGTGGCAGTCATGCTCCGATTCCTTATATCGCCCGACCGATGGAGTTCCGTCAACAATTCAATGACTTTATAGATAACGAAATTGATGTCGCCTCGAAAAATCAAATTGAAGTAAAACCGCCTGCCGTTTGA
- a CDS encoding NUDIX hydrolase encodes MSSHPCFSETIDRRTHDALYDWARASYGASDDWNTLYLNGLALGRLNPFWRERIKQDWQEGLSEISDDLCLQTDNWLAMGDSLQHLAHEWKSLGLLHGWRDEKFDVCDDAGKILFALERAAFRPFGLMSQAVHLNGLVQTDGSWYFWIGRRSPHKAIDPNKLDNLVGGGIASGETPFEAVCRESEEEAGLMPPALDTLRPAARIHSLRPVSRGIHNEILHIFDIVLPETVRPENQDGEVAGFELMNVSQIIETMLSQTMMHDAQLVTLEALKRYGALDRQHPLSLWLDSLCR; translated from the coding sequence ATGTCTTCGCACCCTTGTTTTTCCGAAACGATCGACCGCCGCACCCACGACGCGCTCTACGATTGGGCGCGGGCAAGTTACGGCGCGTCGGACGACTGGAACACGCTCTATCTGAACGGGCTGGCTTTGGGTCGTCTGAATCCGTTTTGGCGCGAACGGATCAAACAAGACTGGCAGGAAGGGCTTTCTGAAATTTCAGACGACCTCTGCCTGCAAACAGACAACTGGCTGGCGATGGGCGACAGTTTGCAGCACTTGGCGCACGAATGGAAAAGCCTCGGACTGCTGCACGGCTGGCGCGACGAAAAGTTTGACGTGTGCGACGACGCGGGCAAGATTCTCTTTGCGTTGGAACGCGCCGCCTTCCGCCCGTTCGGACTCATGAGCCAAGCCGTCCACCTCAACGGACTGGTGCAAACCGACGGTAGCTGGTATTTTTGGATAGGCCGCCGCAGCCCGCACAAAGCCATCGATCCCAACAAACTCGACAACCTCGTCGGTGGCGGCATTGCCAGCGGCGAAACTCCGTTTGAAGCCGTCTGCCGCGAAAGCGAAGAAGAAGCCGGACTGATGCCGCCCGCCCTCGACACCCTCCGACCCGCCGCCCGAATCCACAGCCTGCGTCCCGTCTCGCGCGGCATCCACAACGAAATCCTGCACATCTTCGACATCGTCCTGCCCGAAACCGTCCGCCCCGAAAACCAAGACGGCGAAGTCGCAGGGTTTGAATTGATGAACGTTTCACAAATCATCGAAACCATGTTGTCCCAAACCATGATGCACGATGCCCAGCTCGTTACCCTCGAAGCCCTCAAACGCTACGGCGCGCTCGACAGGCAGCATCCGCTAAGCCTTTGGCTGGACAGCCTTTGCCGCTAA
- a CDS encoding ABC transporter ATP-binding protein codes for MLRLTDICKRFDSKTVADRISLTVAAGETLAVLGRSGCGKSTLLKIIAGIVKPDSGEVWLDGQNITAVPPEKRNVSLMFQDYALFPHLTAQENVGFGLKMRRLPKAEIEAQTMQALRDIGLENEARRKPGSLSGGEQQRLALARALIIKPSLLLLDEAFSSLDTHLRHTLYRLTDESIRRQNIPAVLVTHSPEEAAALADHIALMHEGRILQYGTPAELFRRPANAQAARLLGLPNTDDARHIPTHAIRPDPQGTPCRILSLTPLPDSLRLTFAHPEYGELTTLLPAEHLPAGDTVPIHIDKEQIVWFEPLR; via the coding sequence ATGCTCCGACTTACCGACATCTGCAAACGCTTCGACAGCAAAACTGTCGCCGACCGCATCAGCCTGACCGTCGCCGCCGGCGAAACCCTCGCCGTCCTCGGACGCTCCGGCTGCGGCAAATCCACCCTGCTCAAAATCATCGCAGGCATCGTCAAACCCGACAGCGGCGAAGTCTGGCTGGACGGGCAAAATATCACCGCCGTCCCGCCCGAAAAGCGCAACGTCTCGCTTATGTTCCAAGACTACGCCCTGTTCCCGCACCTGACCGCCCAAGAAAACGTCGGTTTCGGACTCAAAATGCGCCGCCTGCCCAAAGCCGAAATCGAAGCACAAACCATGCAGGCGCTGCGCGACATCGGTTTGGAAAACGAAGCCCGCCGCAAACCCGGCAGCCTCTCCGGCGGCGAACAGCAACGCCTCGCCCTTGCCCGCGCCCTGATTATCAAACCGTCCCTGCTCCTCTTGGACGAAGCCTTCTCCAGCCTCGACACCCACCTGCGCCACACCCTCTACCGCCTGACCGACGAGAGCATCCGCCGTCAAAACATCCCCGCCGTCCTCGTGACCCATTCCCCCGAAGAAGCCGCCGCGCTGGCAGACCATATCGCCCTCATGCACGAAGGGCGCATCCTCCAATACGGCACGCCCGCCGAACTCTTCCGCCGCCCCGCCAACGCCCAAGCCGCCCGCCTGCTCGGGCTGCCCAACACCGACGATGCGCGCCACATCCCGACACACGCCATCCGTCCCGACCCGCAAGGCACACCCTGCCGCATCCTGTCCCTCACGCCCTTGCCAGACAGCCTGCGCCTGACCTTCGCCCACCCCGAATACGGCGAACTGACCACCCTGTTACCCGCCGAACACTTACCCGCCGGCGATACCGTGCCGATACATATCGATAAAGAACAAATCGTTTGGTTTGAACCCTTGCGATGA
- a CDS encoding beta-class carbonic anhydrase, with product MSELSEILAYNQNFVESGEYEKYFTDKYPGRELAILSCMDARIIELLPDALGLKNGDAKLIKNAGAVVTHPWGSVMRSLLVAVFELKVKEIMVIAHYDCGMKGLNAAGFLEKVHESDIPDDRIETLRNAGINLDNWLTGFDNVEDSVRHTVKVIRNHPLMPADIAVHGLVIHPTTGKLTLVVDGSPEAKSLSDDPDNP from the coding sequence ATGAGCGAATTGAGCGAAATTCTCGCCTATAATCAAAATTTTGTCGAATCGGGCGAATACGAAAAATATTTCACCGACAAATATCCCGGCCGCGAACTGGCCATCCTGTCCTGCATGGACGCGCGCATCATCGAACTGCTGCCCGACGCGCTCGGACTGAAAAACGGCGACGCCAAGCTCATCAAAAACGCCGGCGCGGTCGTTACCCATCCTTGGGGTTCCGTCATGCGCAGCCTTTTGGTCGCCGTGTTCGAACTCAAAGTCAAAGAAATCATGGTCATTGCCCACTACGATTGCGGCATGAAGGGGCTGAACGCCGCCGGTTTCCTTGAAAAAGTACACGAAAGCGACATCCCCGACGACCGTATCGAAACCTTGCGCAACGCGGGCATAAACCTCGACAACTGGCTGACCGGTTTCGACAACGTAGAAGACAGCGTCCGCCACACCGTCAAAGTCATCCGCAACCACCCGCTTATGCCCGCCGACATCGCCGTCCACGGACTCGTCATCCACCCGACCACCGGCAAACTCACCCTGGTTGTCGACGGCAGCCCCGAAGCAAAAAGCCTTTCAGACGACCCCGACAACCCATAA
- the nadD gene encoding nicotinate-nucleotide adenylyltransferase — protein MKNIGLFGGTFDPIHNGHLHIARAFADEIGLDTVVFLPAGDPYHKDPSRAPAQDRLIMTELAIADDPRFAASDCDIVRDGATYTFDTVQIFRQQFPAAQLWWLMGSDSLMKLHTWKKWQTLVRQTYIAVAMRQGDNLNQTPRELHAWLGEALQNGSVRILNAPLHNTSSTQIRQTLQSGRLSDDLPPQVARYILKHKLYQSEK, from the coding sequence ATGAAAAACATCGGACTTTTCGGCGGCACCTTCGACCCCATCCACAACGGCCACCTCCACATCGCCCGCGCCTTCGCCGACGAAATCGGACTCGACACCGTCGTCTTCCTGCCCGCAGGCGACCCCTACCACAAAGACCCGTCCCGCGCCCCCGCCCAAGACCGCCTCATCATGACCGAACTCGCCATCGCCGACGACCCCCGCTTCGCCGCCAGCGACTGCGACATCGTCCGCGACGGCGCAACGTACACCTTCGACACCGTCCAAATCTTCCGCCAGCAATTCCCCGCCGCCCAACTTTGGTGGCTCATGGGCAGCGACAGCCTCATGAAACTGCACACTTGGAAAAAATGGCAGACCCTCGTGCGCCAAACCTATATCGCCGTCGCCATGCGCCAAGGCGACAACCTCAACCAAACCCCGCGCGAACTCCACGCCTGGCTGGGCGAAGCCCTCCAAAACGGCAGCGTCCGCATCCTCAACGCCCCCCTGCACAACACCTCCTCCACCCAAATCCGCCAAACCCTTCAAAGCGGCAGACTTTCAGACGACCTCCCGCCCCAAGTCGCCCGCTACATCCTCAAACACAAACTGTACCAAAGCGAAAAATAG
- the rlmH gene encoding 23S rRNA (pseudouridine(1915)-N(3))-methyltransferase RlmH translates to MNITVLAVGTKMPRWVDEAVGEYAKRFGRDVAYTLKEIKPEKRGAGVNAAQGMAAEEKRILEAIPQGAFLVVLDERGKAPTSVELAEHLKSWQQNGEHVCFVIGGADGMTDRLKQQARMMMRLSSLTLPHGMVRVLLTEQLYRAVSILHNHPYHRE, encoded by the coding sequence ATGAACATCACCGTCCTCGCCGTCGGCACTAAAATGCCCCGCTGGGTGGACGAAGCCGTCGGCGAATACGCCAAACGCTTCGGACGCGACGTCGCCTACACCCTCAAAGAAATCAAACCCGAAAAACGCGGCGCAGGCGTCAACGCCGCACAAGGCATGGCGGCGGAAGAAAAACGCATCCTCGAAGCCATCCCGCAAGGCGCGTTCCTCGTCGTCCTCGACGAACGCGGCAAAGCCCCGACCTCCGTCGAGCTGGCGGAACACCTCAAAAGCTGGCAGCAAAACGGCGAACACGTCTGCTTCGTCATCGGCGGTGCCGACGGCATGACCGACCGCCTCAAACAACAAGCCCGCATGATGATGCGCCTCTCCAGCCTTACCTTACCGCACGGCATGGTGCGCGTCCTTCTGACCGAACAGCTCTACCGCGCCGTCTCCATCCTCCACAACCATCCCTACCACCGCGAATAG